The window GCGAACCTCGAGCTGCGCGTCCCGCGCGGAACCCGCGTCGAGGTCTCGGCCTCGAACGGGAAGGTCTGCGTCGCCGGCCTCGGCAACGGCCTGCGGGTCCGCTCGAGCAACGTCGCCGTGCGCGTCGAGGACGTGAGCGGCGACGTCGAGATCCACGCCTCGAACGCGCGGCTCCTGTGCGCGGGGGTGTGCGGGCGCCTGCTGGCGCGGACCAGCAACGGCAAGATCGAGGTCGAGCGCCATCGCGGCGCGCTCGACGCCTCCTCCTCGAACGGCCTGATCCACGCCGCCATCGAGGAGCTCGGCGGCCCGGTGGTGCTCGCGACGAGCAACGGCAAGATCGCCCTCGAGCTGCCCGACGAGGTCGACGCCGACGTGAACCTGCGCGTCGACAACGGCGTGATCCGCAACCAGCGCTCGCTGTGCCGCTGCACCCGCTCGAGCGGCGGCCGCCTCACCGGCCAGCTCGGCAAGGGCGGTACCCCGATCAAGCTGC of the Deltaproteobacteria bacterium genome contains:
- a CDS encoding DUF4097 family beta strand repeat-containing protein produces the protein MSSRSPHSDWAGHGHEHVHEHEGPCAEGDGRGGLGGFLRSLLAGIPWSERVEVLETRTLPAPRSGALRLDNANGMTRILGEDRSDVEVKMQKVARAESTAAAEAMAQEIRLVRHDTDSGTELEVEAPRRWNRRGHANLELRVPRGTRVEVSASNGKVCVAGLGNGLRVRSSNVAVRVEDVSGDVEIHASNARLLCAGVCGRLLARTSNGKIEVERHRGALDASSSNGLIHAAIEELGGPVVLATSNGKIALELPDEVDADVNLRVDNGVIRNQRSLCRCTRSSGGRLTGQLGKGGTPIKLRTSNGSISLR